In Caldilineales bacterium, a single genomic region encodes these proteins:
- the metC gene encoding cystathionine beta-lyase, giving the protein MQTPTRLLHEGDDPETRLGAVNPPIYHASTFTFPTMQSFLDGMAGQSERFVYSRNGNPTVAALEQKLAMLEGAEHAIAAASGMGAITAALLASLSGGDHALVVDSCYGPTRRFLDEVMRPLGVETTYYHPHVDDLAPLWRPNTRLVYLESPGSLGFHIQDVAGLASQARARGASTLIDNSWATPLYQQPHRLGVDLVVHTGSKYLGGHSDVVMGVVTCDHDRYPRLRTVATLLGATLGPAEAWLVLRALRTLPLRLAQHQAGALAVARWLQDQPQVRRVLHPGLPDFPRHALARRQMSGWSGLFSFELHPPAGPAQRHHFIDALRLFGIGVSWGGYESLIIPLLARDPATAERQARLGLSDDCYRVSIGLEAPEDLIADLARGLAAYAGETGTT; this is encoded by the coding sequence ATGCAAACACCCACCCGCCTCCTCCACGAAGGCGACGACCCCGAAACCCGGCTCGGCGCCGTCAACCCGCCCATCTACCACGCCTCCACCTTCACCTTCCCCACCATGCAGAGCTTCCTGGATGGCATGGCCGGGCAAAGCGAGCGTTTCGTCTACAGCCGCAACGGCAACCCCACCGTCGCCGCCCTGGAACAGAAGCTGGCCATGCTCGAAGGCGCCGAGCACGCCATCGCCGCCGCCTCGGGCATGGGCGCCATCACCGCCGCCCTCCTGGCCTCGCTCAGCGGCGGCGACCACGCCCTGGTGGTCGATAGCTGCTACGGCCCCACCCGCCGCTTCCTGGACGAGGTCATGCGTCCCCTCGGCGTCGAAACCACCTACTACCATCCCCATGTCGATGACCTGGCCCCGCTCTGGCGGCCCAACACCCGGCTGGTCTATCTCGAATCGCCGGGCAGCCTCGGCTTCCACATCCAGGATGTGGCCGGGTTGGCCAGCCAGGCGCGGGCGCGCGGGGCCAGCACCCTCATCGACAACAGTTGGGCCACGCCCCTCTACCAGCAGCCGCACCGGCTGGGCGTCGATCTCGTCGTCCATACCGGCTCCAAATACCTGGGCGGGCATTCCGACGTGGTCATGGGCGTCGTCACCTGCGACCACGACCGCTACCCACGGCTGCGCACTGTCGCCACCCTCCTGGGCGCGACCCTCGGCCCCGCCGAAGCCTGGCTCGTCCTGCGCGCCCTGCGCACCCTGCCCCTGCGCCTGGCCCAACACCAGGCCGGCGCCCTGGCCGTGGCCCGCTGGCTGCAAGACCAGCCCCAGGTGCGCCGCGTCCTCCACCCCGGCCTGCCCGATTTCCCCCGTCATGCCCTCGCCCGCCGGCAGATGAGCGGCTGGTCGGGCCTGTTCAGCTTCGAGCTCCACCCGCCCGCCGGCCCCGCCCAACGCCATCACTTCATCGACGCCCTGCGGCTGTTCGGCATCGGCGTCAGTTGGGGCGGCTACGAAAGTCTGATCATCCCCCTGCTGGCCCGCGACCCCGCCACCGCCGAGCGCCAGGCCCGCCTGGGCCTGAGCGACGATTGTTATCGCGTCTCTATTGGTCTGGAAGCGCCGGAGGATCTGATTGCAGACCTGGCGAGGGGGCTGGCTGCGTATGCAGGGGAGACGGGGACGACTTAG
- the ssb gene encoding single-stranded DNA-binding protein, whose amino-acid sequence MYQKTIVIGHLGRDPEMRYTPSGLAVTSFSVASSRKWTDKNGQQQEKTTWFRVTAWDKLGELCNQYLTKGKLVFVEGDIDASAYTSQDGQPRASLELTARNIRFLSGGGQGSEAEGVLRERGPVMEEDIPF is encoded by the coding sequence ATGTATCAGAAAACTATTGTTATCGGCCATTTGGGTAGGGATCCAGAAATGCGATATACCCCCAGCGGGCTGGCAGTGACCAGCTTCTCGGTTGCTTCCTCCCGGAAATGGACCGACAAAAACGGACAACAGCAAGAGAAGACGACCTGGTTCCGCGTCACGGCCTGGGACAAATTGGGTGAGTTGTGCAATCAATACTTGACGAAAGGCAAACTCGTTTTCGTCGAGGGTGATATCGATGCCAGCGCCTACACGTCCCAAGATGGCCAGCCACGCGCCTCGCTAGAATTGACGGCCAGGAATATCCGCTTTCTCAGCGGCGGCGGCCAGGGCAGTGAGGCCGAGGGCGTCTTGCGCGAGCGCGGGCCGGTGATGGAAGAGGATATCCCCTTCTAG
- a CDS encoding UbiD family decarboxylase — MNLAAFCAAARARGWLIEVDQPVSTDLELAAVAHALDGRPVLFKTVNNQQSTINNQRAAPRTTEHAPRNTEHAPRVLTGLAADRRHFALALGCEPGQLLFRLAQAFAQPQPAPLVESGPCQEVVERPGDLTQLPFLKHWPDDAGPYATAAIAIIRDATTGLNASFHRLLRLDAHRLAARIVERRGTDTAWRKTEGDLPIAIGIGLPLHVLLAASMAPTPGVSELDIAHALAPTPLVRCLTNDLVIPAEAEFVLEGRLTHTLVDEGPFVDLTETIDIVRRQPVIEIDCITHRRHPIYHALLPGQLEHKLLMGMPKEPSIFAAVNEVARCLNVCITPGGASWLHAVVQIDKQAPDDGAKAIHAAFRGHGSVKHVVVVDKDIDPFSPAEVEWAIATRFQAGRALHLFRDQPSSSLDPSATHTPGQKSRSDKMGLDATIFWDTPAGPSHPDHFARVPLPKIDVGAYLAAEDGR, encoded by the coding sequence ATGAACCTGGCTGCCTTCTGCGCCGCCGCCCGCGCCCGCGGCTGGTTGATCGAGGTCGATCAGCCGGTCAGCACCGACCTGGAACTGGCCGCCGTCGCCCATGCCCTCGATGGCCGGCCGGTGCTCTTCAAAACAGTCAACAATCAACAATCAACAATCAACAATCAACGCGCCGCACCACGCACCACGGAACACGCACCACGGAACACGGAACACGCCCCCCGCGTCCTCACCGGCCTGGCCGCCGACCGCCGGCATTTTGCCCTGGCCTTGGGCTGTGAACCCGGCCAACTTCTCTTCCGCCTGGCCCAGGCCTTCGCCCAGCCGCAGCCGGCGCCGCTGGTCGAGTCCGGCCCCTGCCAGGAGGTGGTCGAGCGGCCGGGCGACCTGACTCAACTCCCCTTCCTCAAGCACTGGCCCGACGACGCCGGCCCCTACGCCACCGCCGCCATCGCCATCATCCGTGATGCGACTACCGGTTTGAACGCCTCCTTCCACCGCCTGCTGCGGCTGGACGCTCATCGTCTGGCCGCACGCATCGTCGAGCGCCGGGGCACGGACACGGCCTGGCGCAAAACCGAGGGCGATCTGCCCATCGCCATCGGCATCGGGCTGCCGCTGCATGTGCTCTTGGCCGCCAGCATGGCCCCGACGCCGGGCGTCAGCGAACTCGACATCGCCCACGCCCTCGCCCCCACCCCCCTCGTCCGCTGCCTGACCAACGACCTGGTCATTCCTGCCGAAGCCGAATTCGTGCTCGAAGGCCGGCTGACGCACACGCTCGTGGACGAAGGCCCCTTCGTCGACCTGACCGAGACCATCGACATCGTCCGCCGGCAGCCGGTGATCGAGATCGACTGCATCACCCACCGCCGCCACCCCATCTACCACGCCCTGCTGCCCGGCCAGCTCGAACACAAGCTGCTGATGGGCATGCCCAAGGAGCCGAGCATCTTCGCCGCCGTGAACGAAGTCGCCCGCTGCCTGAATGTGTGCATCACGCCTGGCGGCGCCTCCTGGCTGCACGCGGTGGTGCAGATCGACAAACAAGCGCCCGACGACGGCGCCAAGGCCATCCACGCCGCCTTTCGTGGGCACGGCTCGGTCAAGCATGTGGTGGTCGTGGACAAAGACATCGATCCGTTCAGTCCGGCGGAGGTGGAATGGGCCATCGCCACCCGTTTCCAGGCGGGCCGGGCGTTGCACCTCTTCCGGGATCAGCCCTCCAGCTCGCTCGACCCCTCGGCCACGCACACGCCCGGCCAGAAATCCCGCTCCGACAAGATGGGTCTCGACGCCACTATCTTTTGGGACACGCCGGCCGGCCCCTCGCATCCCGACCATTTCGCCCGCGTGCCGTTGCCGAAGATCGATGTGGGGGCGTATTTGGCGGCGGAGGATGGCCGATAG
- the thpR gene encoding RNA 2',3'-cyclic phosphodiesterase: MLRLFISAHLTPDLLAAIGDVQARLKRQLTGLPLAWTRPEGIHLTLKFLGDTDPRRVDDIVAGLENAVASHRPFTIAVAGLGCFPNLRQPNVIWVGVQDPDRALRRLAAAVDAATARQGWEEETRPFSGHLTLARVKREAGHAERRAIGEQVGHFPLPDPLGLLPIASLHLMRSELKPGGSIYTELAAAPLA, encoded by the coding sequence ATGCTCCGCCTCTTCATCTCCGCCCACCTCACTCCCGACCTGCTGGCCGCCATCGGCGATGTGCAGGCCCGGCTCAAGCGCCAGCTCACCGGCTTGCCGCTGGCGTGGACGCGGCCCGAGGGCATCCACCTCACCCTCAAATTCCTGGGCGACACCGACCCGCGCCGGGTCGATGACATCGTCGCCGGCCTCGAGAACGCCGTCGCCTCTCACCGGCCCTTCACCATCGCCGTGGCCGGGCTGGGCTGCTTCCCCAACCTGCGCCAGCCGAACGTGATCTGGGTGGGGGTGCAGGACCCCGACCGGGCGCTACGGCGACTGGCAGCGGCGGTCGATGCCGCCACCGCCCGCCAAGGCTGGGAGGAAGAGACGCGACCCTTCAGCGGCCACCTCACCCTGGCCCGCGTCAAGCGCGAGGCGGGCCACGCCGAACGGCGGGCCATCGGAGAGCAGGTCGGCCACTTCCCTCTCCCCGACCCCCTCGGCCTCCTACCCATCGCCTCGCTTCATCTCATGCGCAGCGAGCTGAAGCCAGGCGGCTCGATCTACACCGAGTTGGCTGCTGCGCCGCTCGCATAG
- a CDS encoding nucleotidyltransferase domain-containing protein: protein MLEQLLTAEQLPIWAAEYAQAVVDAYHPDCIILFGSVARNAQQRDSDIDILVIGGEMPVSARERFRLLMQLRPRLAPIQVQTFTRAEWEQMLVAKHVTVLEALKDGKALHGKRLFAQWRQVFRRWQAQGLYRTDCTWVIPVGLRRG, encoded by the coding sequence ATGCTAGAGCAGCTACTGACGGCTGAACAACTGCCGATTTGGGCCGCTGAGTATGCCCAGGCAGTCGTCGATGCCTATCACCCGGATTGTATCATCCTGTTTGGCTCGGTGGCGCGCAACGCTCAACAGCGGGACAGCGATATCGATATCCTCGTGATCGGCGGCGAGATGCCGGTAAGCGCACGCGAACGCTTTCGCCTGCTCATGCAATTGCGTCCCCGGCTTGCCCCGATTCAGGTGCAGACTTTTACACGGGCGGAGTGGGAGCAGATGCTGGTTGCCAAACACGTTACCGTGTTAGAGGCGCTCAAAGATGGCAAGGCACTGCATGGGAAGCGGCTCTTTGCCCAATGGCGGCAGGTCTTTCGCCGCTGGCAGGCGCAGGGGCTTTACCGCACGGATTGCACGTGGGTCATCCCGGTTGGGCTGCGCAGGGGGTGA